From Methanosarcina lacustris Z-7289, one genomic window encodes:
- a CDS encoding homing endonuclease associated repeat-containing protein, producing MVDKNFLISEMKRFKEENGRLPQAKDMCAFDGYPNYKKYIKEFGSWNNAVDAVFNNEEDLAIKREIERDFLIAELRRFQETNNRLPFQKDMCAFDGYPSVYRYYKEFGSWNNAIKEILMPERDFLIMELRRFQEENGRLPFQKDMCAFDGYPSFHRYYKEFGSWNNAIKEISLKPQIDVSFFSPENLNLNKLYIIGYIIGDGSVSCDNQLFIITTENDKENLYDLYNYMNLDTKICIEEKKDYKTRYVIHKQCPQWAADLKEYGIVPNKSLISYIPLDYLRTSEEEAAICRGIFDSDGCITCRKDRKNFPPIFYVCGSKKLCEDYAYLLKKNCDIDCNISKNSENLSQIQIQGKKCQNIYDFLYGHENFYIKRKKDRFEKLLNGTFTLEDDNY from the coding sequence ATGGTAGATAAAAATTTTTTAATTTCAGAAATGAAGAGATTCAAAGAGGAAAATGGTAGGCTTCCTCAAGCAAAAGATATGTGTGCATTTGATGGTTATCCTAATTATAAAAAATATATAAAAGAATTTGGGTCTTGGAATAATGCAGTTGATGCCGTTTTTAATAATGAAGAAGATTTAGCGATAAAGAGGGAGATAGAAAGAGATTTTTTAATTGCGGAATTGCGGAGATTTCAAGAGACAAATAATAGACTACCATTCCAAAAAGATATGTGTGCATTTGATGGTTATCCTAGTGTTTACAGGTACTACAAAGAGTTTGGATCTTGGAATAACGCTATAAAGGAAATTTTAATGCCAGAAAGAGATTTTTTAATTATGGAATTGCGGAGATTTCAAGAGGAAAATGGTAGACTACCGTTCCAAAAAGATATGTGTGCATTTGATGGTTATCCTAGTTTTCACAGATATTACAAAGAATTCGGTTCTTGGAATAATGCTATAAAGGAAATTTCACTTAAACCTCAAATAGATGTGTCTTTTTTTAGTCCGGAAAATTTGAATTTAAATAAATTATACATTATTGGATATATTATTGGCGATGGAAGTGTAAGTTGTGATAATCAGTTATTTATTATTACTACAGAAAATGACAAAGAAAATTTATATGATTTATATAATTATATGAATTTAGATACTAAAATTTGTATTGAAGAGAAGAAGGATTATAAAACTAGATATGTTATTCACAAACAATGTCCACAATGGGCGGCTGATCTTAAAGAATACGGTATTGTACCAAATAAATCACTTATTTCTTATATTCCATTGGATTATCTAAGAACATCAGAAGAGGAAGCCGCTATATGTAGAGGTATTTTTGATTCTGATGGTTGTATTACTTGTCGGAAAGATCGGAAAAACTTCCCCCCTATATTTTATGTATGCGGGTCGAAGAAATTATGTGAAGATTATGCTTATTTGTTAAAAAAGAATTGTGACATCGATTGTAATATTAGTAAAAATAGTGAAAATCTCTCTCAAATTCAAATTCAGGGAAAGAAATGCCAGAATATATATGATTTCCTTTACGGGCATGAAAATTTTTACATTAAGAGAAAGAAGGATAGATTTGAGAAACTGTTGAATGGAACTTTTACTTTAGAAGATGATAATTATTGA
- a CDS encoding lipid II:glycine glycyltransferase FemX, whose protein sequence is MTLESGGGFNIICRMAKVEDKKQWNNVVKESLNGTFFHTWEWSEVIEKWLNSEALPVVVVDEDENKLIGIFPFFIRNLFEDYEINKYFPSISKNFQIGCSPHHKLYSFGGPCVLSSVTNTEAIYKPMFDFIDTYCKNKKSITDHLIYRFHNCLDSALIQNGYTKTGINKTAIINIEKDLIEICKGFKKQFRKNIRRVSRNGVIVYESQNYKKVIDLYYNQFQKILIDRVIEQTGNSYKRVSNAVVPYSYFEKIRDILFPAKMARLFFAEYNGIKIGALINFYYKDTIYLGHTSVLRGEYNDLNAYKLLIWHSIVDGKKLHFKSLDLTGLHDKRRRMLAISMARGIRQLSQHSFRHVLPLCVQIPI, encoded by the coding sequence ATGACACTTGAATCTGGAGGAGGTTTTAATATCATTTGCAGGATGGCAAAGGTCGAAGATAAAAAACAATGGAATAATGTTGTTAAAGAAAGTCTAAACGGAACCTTTTTTCATACCTGGGAATGGAGCGAAGTCATAGAAAAATGGTTAAATTCCGAGGCTTTGCCAGTAGTAGTCGTAGACGAGGACGAAAATAAATTAATAGGGATCTTTCCGTTTTTTATAAGAAATCTTTTTGAAGACTACGAAATTAACAAATATTTTCCAAGTATTTCAAAGAACTTTCAAATAGGCTGTTCTCCTCATCATAAATTATATAGTTTTGGAGGCCCTTGTGTCCTTTCCAGTGTTACCAATACTGAGGCAATTTATAAGCCGATGTTTGATTTTATTGACACGTATTGTAAAAATAAAAAAAGTATTACTGATCATTTGATATATCGTTTTCATAATTGTCTGGATTCGGCGCTCATTCAAAACGGATATACTAAGACAGGAATCAACAAAACTGCTATAATAAATATCGAAAAAGACCTCATTGAAATATGCAAGGGATTCAAAAAACAATTCCGTAAAAATATAAGGCGAGTTTCCAGAAACGGGGTAATCGTATACGAAAGCCAGAACTATAAGAAAGTTATAGATCTATATTATAATCAATTCCAAAAAATATTAATTGACAGGGTCATTGAACAAACTGGCAATAGTTATAAGAGAGTATCAAACGCTGTAGTGCCATATTCGTATTTTGAAAAAATCCGTGACATCCTTTTTCCGGCAAAAATGGCAAGATTATTCTTCGCAGAATACAATGGAATAAAAATTGGGGCATTAATAAATTTTTACTATAAAGATACGATATATCTGGGTCATACTTCGGTATTGAGGGGCGAATACAACGATCTTAACGCTTATAAGCTCTTAATCTGGCACAGCATAGTGGATGGAAAGAAACTTCATTTTAAAAGCCTGGATTTAACGGGCCTTCACGATAAGCGAAGAAGGATGCTTGCCATTTCAATGGCGAGAGGAATTCGTCAACTCTCTCAACATTCTTTTCGCCATGTGTTACCTTTATGTGTTCAAATTCCTATATAA
- a CDS encoding type II toxin-antitoxin system RelE family toxin, protein MNIRKDTAESGFPDNNGDKKELKGTRIVTSRLTIGEYRVFYQIDEEEKEV, encoded by the coding sequence ATGAACATACGAAAAGATACTGCGGAAAGTGGGTTTCCAGATAATAACGGAGACAAAAAAGAACTCAAAGGAACTCGAATAGTTACGTCTCGCCTGACGATTGGTGAGTACCGGGTTTTCTATCAAATTGATGAAGAAGAAAAGGAAGTATAG